The Gemmatimonadaceae bacterium genome has a window encoding:
- a CDS encoding NHLP leader peptide family RiPP precursor — MASNESHSEAMQRILARAATDASFRAELLVDPRAAINRAFAIAIPVGFRLKFIERDPGVDALVVLPDLRPPDGELSDDALDAVSGGTQTDDPSNFIWSDPSPPPPPPPGGGNDGP, encoded by the coding sequence ATGGCATCGAATGAAAGCCACTCGGAAGCGATGCAGCGTATTCTGGCGCGCGCGGCGACGGACGCCTCGTTCCGTGCCGAGCTGCTCGTCGATCCGCGGGCTGCGATCAACCGCGCGTTCGCGATCGCGATTCCCGTCGGATTTCGTCTCAAGTTCATCGAGCGCGATCCCGGCGTCGATGCACTCGTCGTGCTGCCGGACCTGCGGCCGCCCGACGGTGAGCTGAGCGACGATGCCCTCGACGCCGTGAGCGGGGGCACCCAGACCGATGACCCGTCGAACTTCATCTGGTCCGATCCGTCGCCGCCGCCGCCGCCGCCCCCCGGTGGTGGGAACGACGGCCCGTGA